In Sphaeramia orbicularis chromosome 12, fSphaOr1.1, whole genome shotgun sequence, the following proteins share a genomic window:
- the th2 gene encoding tyrosine hydroxylase 2, with amino-acid sequence MKTDTAVQPAPFSGRKQSLIEDARRERSSGSSGSPGPSRYGDAFVFEEKDGRVTLNLLFALSSEKNAGFFKTGKIFETFEAKLLHIESRPGRKSKNSTMDLEFFMKCEVHRSDLDVFINSLKRVADDVRSIPEEKVPWFPKQIKDLDRCNLLITKFDPDMDQDHPGYRDPEYRKRRAFISELAFRYKQGDPLPVVEYTEEEVATWREVYQKLRSIYSSLACRQFVDGLQQLERECGYGEDSIPQLREVSAFLKEKTGFQLRPVAGLLSARDFLASLAFRVFQCTQYIRHSSAPMHSPEPDCCHELLGHIPMLTDKEFAQFSQEIGLASLGASDEDIEKLSTLYWFTVEFGLCKQDGTVKAYGAGLLSSYGELVYALSNEPEYKPFNPEETALQPYQDQTYQPVYFVSESFEDAKIKMRRYSATIKRPFTVHYNPFTCSVEVLDQPCKIQNALSQMREDLRTLHSALEKLSSS; translated from the exons ATGAAGACGGACACCGCGGTGCAGCCTGCGCCCTTCAGCGGCAGGAAGCAGAGTCTGATCGAAGATGCCCGGAGGGAGCGCAGCAGCGGCTCCTCGGGCTCCCCGGGGCCCTCCAGGTACGGGGATGCCTTCGTGTTCGAGGAGAAAGATGGAAGAGTCACCTTGAACCTCCTTTTCGCTCTGAGCAGTGAGAAAAACGCAGGGTTcttcaaaactggaaaaatattTGAG ACCTTTGAAGCTAAACTTCTCCACATTGAGAGTCGACCAGGGAGGAAATCAAAGAACAGCACAATGGACCTGGAGTTCTTCATGAAATGTGAAGTTCACAGGTCTGACCTGGATGTTTTTATCAATTCACTGAAGAGAGTAGCAGATGATGTTCGCTCAATCCCAGAGGAAAAGG TTCCCTGGTTCCCTAAACAGATAAAAGACCTTGACAGATGTAACCTGCTAATAACCAAATTTGATCCTGACATGGACCAGGACCATCCA GGATACAGAGATCCAGAATACAGAAAAAGAAGAGCTTTCATTTCTGAGCTTGCTTTCAGATACAAACA GGGAGACCCTCTACCTGTTGTGGAATACACAGAAGAGGAAGTGGCCACATG GAGGGAAGTTTACCAGAAGCTGCGAAGTATATACTCCAGCTTGGCCTGTCGGCAGTTTGTTGACGGTCTGCAGCAGCTGGAGAGAGAGTGTGGCTACGGAGAGGACAGCATCCCTCAGCTCAGAGAAGTGTCTGCCTTCCTGAAAG AGAAAACAGGTTTCCAGCTGCGTCCAGTGGCTGGTTTGCTGTCAGCCAGAGACTTCCTTGCCAGTTTGGCCTTCAGAGTGTTTCAGTGTACTCAGTACATACGTCACTCCTCTGCACCCATGCACTCCCCTGAGCC AGACTGCTGTCATGAACTGCTCGGACATATTCCAATGCTGACAGACAAAGAATTTGCCCAGTTTTCTCAG GAAATTGGACTGGCCTCACTTGGAGCCTCAGATGAAGATATTGAGAAACTGTCAACG TTATACTGGTTTACTGTGGAGTTTGGACTGTGCAAACAGGATGGGACAGTGAAAGCTTATGGTGCTGGACTGCTGTCATCATACGGAGAGCTTGTT TATGCTCTGTCTAATGAGCCAGAGTACAAGCCTTTTAACCCGGAGGAGACGGCACTTCAGCCATACCAGGACCAAACCTACCAGCCTGTTTACTTTGTGTCTGAAAGCTTTGAGGATGCAAAGATTAAGATGAG GAGGTACTCTGCAACTATCAAGCGTCCCTTTACGGTCCATTACAACCCATTTACCTGCAGCGTGGAAGTTTTGGATCAACCCTGTAAGATCCAAAATGCCCTAAGCCAGATGAGAGAGGACCTGAGGACCCTTCACAGTGCATTGGAGAAGCTCAGCTCATCCTGA
- the nup37 gene encoding nucleoporin Nup37, which yields MQEDSSRSPSYTVACEDYVHVVEFSPFTSGTPVSLLAYGGNQYVVVGTCLFQEEDMEVEGAEFTVLRAFHHELRVDTLAWSPESRLDPSPTIRFCTAAADRKLRLLSSDLQDRHEVKVMEGHTSYINHLVFEPTQGRQIASVSDDHTCRVWDLDGCETTTLRLRSPGISVCWHPEEVFKLMVAEKKGTIRFYDLVTQQAILSLDCGLSPLMSADWCLTNTIKVGAVAGNDWLIWDITRSSYPQEKRPAHIDKARLFKWSRANENLFATTGCPGKISSQLLIHHLGHPQPMMIGSIPVGSGLSWHRTLPLCVIGGDRKLCFWMTEM from the exons ATGCAGGAGGACTCAAGCCGCAGTCCCAGCTACACAGTGGCATGTGAGGACTATGTTCATGTGGTGGAATTCAGCCCATTCACCTCTGGCACTCCAGTCTCTCTCTTAGCTTATGGTGGAAACCAATATGTGGTTGTGGGCACCTGCCTTTTCCAG GAGGAAGATATGGAGGTTGAGGGAGCTGAATTCACTGTTCTTCGTGCTTTTCATCATGAATTGCGAGTTGATACTCTTGCTTGGAGCCCTGAGTCTCGCTTGGACCCTTCACCTACTAtcag ATTTTGCACTGCTGCAGCTGACAGAAAGCTACGTCTGTTGAGCTCTGATCTTCAGGATAGGCATGAAGTCAAG GTGATGGAGGGCCACACCAGCTACATTAACCATTTGGTGTTTGAACCCACACAAGGGAGACAAATTGCTTCCGTCAGTGATGACCACACTTGCAG GGTGTGGGACCTGGATGGATGTGAGACCACTACCCTCAGACTTCGCTCTCCAGGCATCAGTGTGTGCTGGCATCCAGAGGAAGTGTTTAAG TTAATGGTGGCAGAGAAGAAGGGGACGATTCGCTTCTATGACCTAGTCACACAACAGGCCATTCTGTCACTGGACTGTGGACTGTCACCACTAATGTCAGCAGACTGGTGCCTCACCAACACAATCAAAGTGGGAGCTGTGGCAGGCAACGACTGGCTCATCTGGGACATAACCCGCTCCAG TTACCCACAAGAAAAAAGACCTGCTCACATAGATAAGGCACGGCTATTCAA GTGGTCTCGAGCTAATGAAAATCTCTTTGCCACCACTGGATGTCCTGGAAAGATCAGCAGTCAGTTGCTCATCCACCATCTTGGCCACCCACAG CCCATGATGATTGGATCCATACCAGTGGGGTCAGGTCTCAGCTGGCATCGGACACTCCCGCTCTGTGTTATTGGTGGTGACAGGAAGCTTTGCTTTTGGATGACTGAAATGTAG